Proteins encoded by one window of Superficieibacter sp. HKU1:
- the mepS gene encoding bifunctional murein DD-endopeptidase/murein LD-carboxypeptidase, with protein MVTSQPILRYIWRAIPALAVAALLSACSTTNTAKNMHPETHAVVEDTSSLQASQDEFESMVRNLDVKSRLMDQYASWKGVRYRLGGSTKKGIDCSGFVQRTFREQFGMDLPRSTYEQQEMGKSVSRSHLRTGDLVLFRAGSTGRHVGIYIGNNQFVHASTSSGVTISSMDEPYWKKRYNEARRVLSRS; from the coding sequence ATGGTCACATCTCAGCCGATTTTGAGATACATCTGGCGGGCTATCCCCGCGCTAGCTGTCGCAGCTTTACTTTCTGCATGTAGTACAACGAATACCGCAAAGAATATGCATCCTGAGACGCATGCTGTGGTCGAAGACACCTCTTCACTGCAAGCCTCTCAGGATGAATTTGAATCCATGGTGCGTAACCTCGATGTTAAATCGCGCCTGATGGATCAATACGCAAGCTGGAAAGGCGTTCGCTATCGCCTTGGCGGCAGTACGAAAAAAGGCATTGATTGCTCCGGCTTCGTACAGCGTACTTTCCGTGAACAGTTTGGCATGGACCTCCCCCGCTCCACTTACGAGCAGCAGGAAATGGGTAAATCTGTCTCCCGCAGCCATTTGCGGACTGGCGATCTGGTGCTGTTCCGTGCAGGCTCTACAGGACGTCACGTCGGTATTTATATCGGCAACAACCAGTTCGTTCATGCCTCTACCAGCAGCGGTGTGACCATCTCCAGCATGGACGAGCCTTACTGGAAGAAGCGTTATAACGAAGCGCGCCGTGTCCTGAGTCGTTCTTAA
- a CDS encoding cyclic di-GMP phosphodiesterase produces MLTHNFSTGRKPALISVLSGLLIGLLVGCTHFAVIYHERETRFDNITRHLQYYLNNAFSELRTTIDSLQPLAEYPCADIASELTTRAAFTLNVRAFLLVDRGRAVCSSATGPMTTPLNQLVPEIDVRKPIDIAVLAGTPMMPDKTAIALWVRDPRQQDRGVFASLNANLTPLLLYPSRHDDFSGIALGFDNRAISSFSHQLVNPLQLAQPPVRQVKLNGVPLEVYLYASAWPKENLQFTLLLALMSVFISSVLCFYIMTLRRHPGKELLAAIKHNQFYVVYQPVVDTRTMEIAGVEALMRWKHPDAGEIPPDVFIHFAETQNLIVPLTQHLFNLIIHDAPTLQKVLPAGSKLGVNIAPGHLHADGFRQDIRSFVDALPAAHFQLVLEMTERDMLNEKVATQLFDWLHEEGHLIAIDDFGTGHSALIYLERFRFDYLKIDRGFIAAIGTETVTSPVMDAVLLLAKRMDLTTVAEGVETAEQADWLCERGVNYLQGYWISRPLPLKQLVAAHDEPAKYFRSSQTSITIQGQ; encoded by the coding sequence ATGCTGACCCACAATTTCTCGACCGGCCGTAAACCAGCATTGATCAGCGTCCTGTCTGGCCTGCTGATTGGCTTACTGGTGGGCTGCACGCATTTTGCGGTGATTTACCACGAACGGGAAACGCGATTCGATAACATTACCCGCCATCTACAATACTATCTGAACAACGCCTTTAGCGAACTGCGCACCACCATTGATTCTTTACAGCCGCTGGCCGAGTATCCCTGTGCTGATATCGCCTCAGAATTAACGACCCGGGCTGCTTTTACGCTCAATGTCCGCGCCTTTTTACTGGTAGATCGTGGCCGCGCGGTCTGCTCCTCCGCTACCGGGCCAATGACCACGCCGCTTAACCAACTGGTACCTGAGATAGATGTCCGTAAACCCATTGATATTGCGGTGCTGGCGGGCACGCCAATGATGCCGGACAAGACGGCGATTGCGTTATGGGTACGCGATCCCCGGCAGCAAGACCGGGGAGTTTTCGCCTCGTTGAACGCTAATTTAACTCCGCTGCTACTCTATCCCTCAAGACACGATGATTTCTCGGGCATTGCGCTGGGGTTTGATAATCGTGCTATCTCTTCCTTTTCTCATCAACTGGTCAACCCACTACAATTAGCTCAGCCTCCTGTACGCCAGGTGAAGCTCAATGGGGTGCCGCTTGAGGTATATCTGTATGCCAGCGCCTGGCCGAAGGAAAACCTGCAATTCACTCTGTTACTGGCGTTGATGAGCGTGTTTATTTCCAGCGTGCTCTGTTTTTATATTATGACGCTGCGCCGACATCCCGGAAAAGAGCTGCTCGCGGCGATTAAGCACAATCAGTTTTACGTGGTTTATCAGCCGGTCGTTGATACCCGCACGATGGAAATTGCAGGTGTTGAGGCGTTGATGCGCTGGAAGCATCCTGACGCCGGGGAGATCCCGCCTGATGTATTTATTCATTTCGCGGAGACACAAAACCTGATTGTGCCGTTAACCCAGCACTTATTTAACCTGATTATTCATGATGCCCCCACCCTGCAAAAAGTGCTTCCTGCAGGCTCGAAGCTGGGCGTCAATATTGCGCCGGGGCATCTGCATGCTGACGGCTTCCGTCAGGATATACGCTCTTTTGTCGATGCTCTGCCTGCCGCCCATTTTCAACTGGTCCTGGAAATGACCGAACGCGACATGCTCAACGAGAAAGTCGCCACCCAACTCTTCGACTGGCTGCATGAAGAGGGGCATCTCATTGCCATTGATGACTTTGGCACCGGCCATAGCGCGTTGATTTATCTGGAGCGTTTTCGTTTTGATTATCTGAAAATCGACCGGGGATTCATTGCTGCCATTGGCACAGAAACCGTAACCTCACCGGTAATGGATGCGGTATTATTGCTGGCTAAGCGAATGGATCTTACCACTGTCGCAGAAGGCGTTGAGACGGCGGAACAGGCCGACTGGCTATGCGAACGCGGAGTGAATTACCTTCAGGGTTACTGGATCAGCCGGCCATTGCCCCTGAAGCAACTGGTCGCTGCGCACGACGAGCCTGCAAAATATTTCCGATCTTCTCAGACGTCTATTACTATTCAGGGACAATAG
- a CDS encoding extracellular solute-binding protein: protein MLVRLVFLLIALFSCIAQAQTIKENTAFAVIGEPKYAVNFTHFDYVNPAAPKGGAVTMAAIGTFDNFNRFAMRGNPAERTGALYDTLFTTSDDEPGSYYPLVAESARYADDYSWVELSINPRARFHDGTPVTAQDVVFTFNKFMTEGVPQFRLIYKGTTFKAIAPLTVRIELAQPGKENMLSLFSLPVMPEKFWRNHKLSEPLSQPPLASGPYKISAWRMGQYVTYSRVKDYWAADLPVNRGRWNFDTIRYDYYLDDNVAFEAFKAGAFDFRTEGSAKNWATRYIGKNFANHQIVKEELESDAAQDARWLAFNIQRPVFSDRKVREAITLAFDFEWMNKTLFYNAYSRTDSYFLNTEYAARHYPDADELTLLAPLKKDLPPEVFTSVYQPPKSNADGYDRDNLLKASDLLTQAGWVMKGQQRVSSQTGKPLRFELLLPSGGNDQWVLAFKHNLARIGVTMDIRQIDNSQLTSRLRSRDYDMMPRVVQAMPWPSSDLQISWASDYINSSYNAPGVKSPVIDALIAQIIREQGNKEKLLPLGRALDRVLTWNYYMLPMWYMAKDRLAYWDKFSHPATRPLYSVGFDNWWYDVNKAAKLPAARR, encoded by the coding sequence ATGTTAGTACGCCTCGTTTTTTTGCTCATCGCGCTATTTAGCTGCATAGCCCAGGCGCAAACCATCAAAGAGAATACTGCGTTTGCAGTCATCGGCGAGCCCAAATACGCCGTCAATTTTACGCACTTTGATTATGTCAATCCCGCAGCACCGAAAGGCGGCGCGGTAACGATGGCGGCGATTGGCACTTTCGATAACTTCAACCGATTTGCGATGCGCGGCAATCCGGCGGAGCGGACGGGTGCGCTCTACGACACGCTGTTCACCACGTCCGATGATGAGCCAGGAAGCTATTATCCGCTGGTGGCCGAATCGGCGCGCTATGCCGACGACTATTCGTGGGTTGAGCTGAGCATTAATCCGCGTGCCCGGTTTCACGACGGCACGCCCGTGACGGCACAGGATGTTGTCTTTACGTTTAACAAGTTTATGACCGAAGGCGTGCCGCAGTTTCGCCTGATCTATAAAGGAACAACGTTTAAAGCCATCGCGCCTCTGACCGTGCGTATCGAACTTGCTCAGCCGGGTAAAGAAAATATGCTGAGCCTTTTCTCTCTGCCGGTCATGCCGGAGAAATTCTGGCGTAATCACAAGCTGAGCGAACCGCTCTCACAGCCGCCGCTGGCCAGCGGCCCGTATAAAATCAGCGCCTGGCGAATGGGGCAATATGTTACCTATTCGCGGGTGAAAGATTACTGGGCCGCGGATCTTCCGGTTAACCGCGGACGCTGGAATTTCGATACCATCCGCTACGATTACTATCTCGATGACAACGTCGCTTTTGAAGCATTCAAAGCGGGCGCGTTTGATTTTCGTACCGAAGGCAGCGCCAAAAACTGGGCTACCCGCTACATCGGCAAGAATTTCGCCAACCACCAGATTGTGAAAGAAGAGCTGGAAAGCGATGCCGCTCAGGACGCCCGCTGGCTGGCCTTTAATATTCAGCGTCCGGTGTTCAGCGACAGAAAAGTACGCGAAGCCATTACGCTGGCGTTTGATTTTGAATGGATGAACAAGACGCTGTTTTACAACGCCTACTCCCGGACTGACAGCTATTTCCTCAATACCGAGTATGCCGCGCGCCACTATCCGGATGCGGATGAGCTGACGCTGCTGGCACCGCTGAAAAAAGATCTGCCTCCGGAAGTATTTACCTCTGTTTATCAGCCGCCGAAATCTAATGCGGATGGCTACGACCGCGATAATCTGCTAAAAGCCAGCGATCTGTTAACCCAGGCGGGATGGGTGATGAAAGGTCAGCAACGGGTGAGTAGCCAAACCGGTAAACCGCTGCGCTTCGAGCTGCTGTTGCCTTCCGGCGGCAACGATCAATGGGTGCTGGCGTTTAAACACAACCTGGCGCGTATTGGCGTGACGATGGATATTCGCCAGATCGACAACTCCCAGCTCACCAGCCGCTTGCGCAGCCGCGACTATGACATGATGCCTCGCGTAGTACAGGCGATGCCGTGGCCAAGTTCTGATTTGCAGATTTCCTGGGCTTCAGACTATATCAACTCCAGCTATAACGCGCCGGGGGTGAAGAGCCCGGTGATTGACGCGTTAATCGCACAGATTATTCGCGAGCAGGGAAACAAAGAGAAACTATTGCCTCTCGGACGCGCGCTGGATCGGGTGTTAACCTGGAATTACTATATGCTGCCGATGTGGTATATGGCGAAAGACCGACTGGCCTACTGGGATAAATTTTCACATCCGGCTACGCGACCGCTCTACTCTGTCGGTTTCGATAACTGGTGGTACGATGTTAACAAAGCGGCAAAATTACCCGCAGCCAGACGTTAA
- a CDS encoding microcin C ABC transporter permease YejB, producing MGAYLLRRLLLVIPTLWAIITINFFIVQVAPGGPVDQAIATIEMGQSAGLPGAGGGGLGTSHARPGVGNLSESHYRGGRGLDPEVIAEITRRYGFDKPLHERYFKMLWDYVRFDFGDSLFRSASVLDLIKQSLPVSITLGLWSTLIIYLVSIPLGIRKAVQNGSRFDTWSSAFIIIGYAIPAFLFAILMIVFFAGGSYYDIFPLRGLVSANFDTLPWYQKITDYLWHITLPVLATVIGGFAALTMLTKNSFLDEIRKQYVVTARAKGVSEKNILWGHVFRNAMLLVIAGFPATFISMFFTGSLLIEVMFSLNGLGLLGYESTISRDYPVMFGTLYIFTLVGLLLNILSDITYTFVDPRIDFEGR from the coding sequence ATGGGCGCTTATTTACTTCGCCGCTTATTACTGGTGATCCCGACCCTGTGGGCGATTATCACCATCAACTTTTTTATTGTCCAGGTGGCCCCCGGCGGTCCGGTCGATCAGGCGATTGCCACCATTGAAATGGGCCAGTCTGCCGGTTTACCGGGTGCGGGCGGCGGCGGCCTCGGCACATCGCATGCACGGCCCGGCGTCGGTAATCTGAGCGAAAGCCATTACCGCGGCGGACGCGGTCTCGATCCGGAAGTCATCGCCGAAATCACCCGTCGCTATGGCTTCGATAAACCCCTGCACGAGCGCTATTTTAAAATGCTGTGGGACTACGTGCGCTTTGATTTCGGCGACAGCCTGTTTCGCAGCGCATCGGTATTAGATCTCATCAAGCAGAGCCTGCCGGTATCAATTACCCTTGGGCTATGGAGCACGCTCATCATTTATCTGGTGTCGATACCGCTTGGCATACGTAAAGCGGTGCAAAACGGCAGCCGCTTTGATACCTGGAGCAGCGCGTTTATTATTATCGGCTATGCAATTCCGGCATTTCTGTTTGCTATCCTGATGATCGTTTTCTTCGCAGGCGGCAGCTATTACGATATTTTCCCGCTACGTGGCCTGGTGTCGGCTAACTTCGATACCCTGCCCTGGTATCAAAAAATCACCGACTATCTGTGGCATATCACCCTGCCCGTGCTGGCAACGGTGATAGGTGGTTTCGCCGCGCTGACGATGCTGACCAAAAATTCGTTTCTCGATGAGATCCGCAAACAATACGTGGTCACCGCGCGGGCAAAAGGTGTCAGCGAGAAAAACATTCTCTGGGGACACGTCTTTCGCAACGCCATGCTGCTGGTGATCGCCGGATTCCCGGCCACGTTTATCAGCATGTTTTTTACCGGCTCACTGTTAATTGAGGTGATGTTCTCCCTGAACGGGCTGGGACTGTTGGGTTATGAATCGACGATTTCCCGTGATTATCCGGTGATGTTCGGCACCCTGTATATCTTTACCCTGGTCGGGCTGCTGCTGAACATTTTGAGCGATATCACCTATACGTTTGTCGATCCGCGTATTGATTTTGAGGGCCGCTGA
- a CDS encoding microcin C ABC transporter permease, with product MRQVNSINQARWARFRHNRRGYWSLWIFMVIFICCLLSEIIANDKPLLVQYQGSLYVPVLKNYSERDFGGPFTTAADYQDPWLQKQLADHGWVLWAPVRFGANSINFSSDKPFPAPPSALNWLGTDANGGDVLARILYGSRISLLFGLMLTLCTSVLGVVAGAIQGYYGGKIDLWGQRIIEVWSGMPTLFLIILLSSVIQPNFWWLLGITVLFGWMALVGVVRAEFLRTRNYDYIRAAQAMGVSDSAIIFRHMLPNAMVATLTFLPFILCSSVTTLTSLDFLGFGLPLGSPSLGELLLQGKNNLQAPWLGITAFLSIAILLSLLIFIGEAVRDAFDPNKAV from the coding sequence ATGCGTCAGGTAAATTCCATCAATCAGGCCCGCTGGGCGCGTTTTCGCCATAATCGTCGTGGCTACTGGTCGCTGTGGATCTTCATGGTGATTTTTATCTGCTGCCTGTTATCAGAAATAATTGCCAACGATAAGCCGCTGCTGGTGCAGTATCAGGGAAGCCTGTACGTGCCGGTGCTGAAAAACTACAGCGAACGTGATTTTGGCGGACCGTTTACCACCGCGGCGGATTATCAGGATCCGTGGCTACAAAAACAGCTGGCCGATCATGGCTGGGTGCTGTGGGCGCCTGTTCGTTTTGGGGCTAACAGCATCAATTTCTCCAGCGATAAACCCTTTCCCGCGCCGCCTTCAGCACTAAACTGGCTGGGAACTGACGCCAATGGGGGGGACGTGCTGGCGCGTATTCTCTACGGATCGCGGATCTCGCTGCTGTTTGGTTTGATGCTGACCCTGTGTACCAGCGTGCTGGGCGTAGTGGCGGGAGCCATTCAGGGTTATTACGGTGGAAAAATCGACCTCTGGGGCCAGCGGATCATCGAAGTGTGGTCGGGAATGCCGACGCTGTTTTTGATCATCCTGCTTTCCAGTGTCATTCAGCCCAATTTCTGGTGGCTGCTCGGGATCACCGTTCTGTTTGGCTGGATGGCGCTGGTCGGCGTGGTGCGCGCGGAGTTTTTACGCACCCGTAACTATGACTATATTCGCGCGGCGCAGGCGATGGGCGTCAGCGATAGCGCGATTATTTTCCGTCATATGCTGCCCAACGCAATGGTCGCTACCCTCACTTTTCTGCCGTTTATTTTATGCAGCTCGGTCACCACGCTGACCTCGCTGGATTTCCTCGGTTTTGGTCTGCCGCTGGGATCGCCGTCGCTGGGCGAACTGCTTTTACAGGGCAAGAATAATTTACAGGCTCCGTGGCTCGGCATTACTGCCTTTTTATCGATAGCCATTTTGCTGTCGCTGCTGATTTTCATCGGCGAAGCCGTGCGCGACGCCTTCGATCCTAATAAGGCGGTATAA